The proteins below come from a single Procambarus clarkii isolate CNS0578487 chromosome 44, FALCON_Pclarkii_2.0, whole genome shotgun sequence genomic window:
- the LOC123745214 gene encoding uncharacterized protein encodes MANVRLLLCVSYVLGVSLGSPAISPETVDNSTAKINTILNTSQTERTLLTSEASADAQNSTVPEPEDRLEDGLPSKSALPDDIEENGTDRTLSSGGNGFGRYGSAGGLQDVPNDLFPGPLSPQEPLGPPGHVGPPELLGSSGLLGPVDYQNPLNSPSLLGPPKPLGLLESPVPTQKTFIPGQGYSKYNTGCKHYCPGFTPGSFYCCNQAPSLGRPVCPPLRESCPDTFRHSSVRFCIEDRGCQADEKCCLDVCIQRHVCKSADWLR; translated from the exons ATGGCCAACGTGAGGCTTCTCCTATGTGTCTCCTATGTGTTAGGAGTCAGTCTTGGATCCCCCGCCATCTCCCCGGAAACTGTCGATAACTCTACTGCAAAGATAAACACCATTCTGAACACCTCGCAAACAGAAAGAACTTTGCTCACTTCGGAAGCTTCGGCCGATGCTCAGAACTCAACTGTGCCTGAGCCTGAGGACAGATTGGAGGACGGGTTGCCGAGCAAGTCGGCTTTACCCGACGATATAGAAGAGAATGGAACAGATCGCACATTGAGCTCGGGAGGTAACGGGTTTGGTAGATATGGATCTGCAGGAGGCCTCCAGGATGTGCCTAACGACCTCTTCCCGGGACCTTTAAGCCCTCAGGAACCCTTAGGGCCACCGGGTCACGTCGGCCCGCCAGAGCTTCTTGGTTCTTCGGGTCTTCTGGGCCCCGTAGATTATCAGAATCCACTGAACTCTCCAAGTCTTTTAGGTCCACCAAAGCCCTTGGGACTTCTGGAATCTCCAGTTCCGACCCAGAAAACCTTTATACCCGGCCAAGGCTATTCCAAGTACAATACGGGGTGTAAACACTACTGCCCTGGCTTTACTCCTGGATCCTTCTACTGCTGCAACC AAGCCCCCTCATTAGGACGACCGGTCTGTCCACCACTGAGAGAGTCGTGTCCTGATACTTTTCGTCACAGTTCTGTACGATTCTGCATAGAGGACAGAGGATGCCAAGCCGACGAGAAGTGTTGTCTGGATGTTTGCATCCAGCGCCATGTCTGTAAATCTGCAGACTGGCTGAGGTGA